A stretch of DNA from Campylobacter concisus:
TTGACATATCATTCTTTGGCAAATCAGCTGAGATAGCAAATCAATATTTAAGCAAAGGCTCCAAACTTTTGGTTGAAGGAAGATTAAAATTTGATCAATGGACCGACAACAATGGACAAAACCGTTCAAAGCACTCAATCGTAGTTGAAAATATGGAGATGCTTGGCGGAAATAGCGGAGCTAATGGACAAAATCAAGGTGGATTTAATCAAAATAGTTCGTACTCACAACAACGAAATAATGGTTCAAATAATAGCTATGACAATGGTGGATATCAAAATTCAGCACCACAAAGACAGCAAATGCAACCACAAAATAAAAAAGTACAAGAAGAGTACTATGAGGAGAAAATCCCTGATATAAACATTGACGCCGATAATTTTGATGGCGACAACGAAATACCGTTTTAATTTAAAGGATAGAAAATGGCAGAAAAAAGAAAATATTCACGTAAATATTGCAAATTTACAGAAGCAAAAATTGATTTTATAGACTATAAAGATACTTCTCTTTTAAAGTATTGTTTATCAGAAAGATTTAAAATTATGCCAAGACGTTTAACTGGCACATCAAAAAGACATCAAGAGATGGTAGAAAAAGCGATCAAAAGAGCTCGTCATGCAGCTATCATACCTTACATAGTAGATCGCAAAGATGTAGTTTCAAATCCTTTTGATGGACTATAATTATTAAACTATTAAGCCCCTATTAACGGGGTTTAATCCTAATCTTAAATATCCTAGATTCATGTTCTTATAGATTTTTTTATTTATTGACTGCAGTTTAAAATATTTTTCAAGCACTATCTATAATTTTGGTTTAACTTACACGAGGCAATTAGAATTTATTCAGGTGGACATCTCAAATATATGCTGTCTTTAAATAACTCTATAGCATCAATTTATTAGTTCAAAATAATTTATTTAGCCATATATACAATCAATATCGTTGATCTATATTATTCACAATTTTTACCACGAATCACGCATCATCTATCGTATAGCAATAGCTGTCCACATAATGCTAAAAGACAAGGTACTTAAATGTAAATAAACTTTATTCAATAAATCCAATATTCATCCATTTGGTGTTCATATATCTTACAAGTGGTATTTATCATGTATTTTTCAAATCAACTGATACCAAACCAACCTAACCATGCAACAATGTTAACTAAAAACAAATTTTAAGCATCCTTTTCTTGACATGCAATAATGTTTTTTGTATAATCTCAATTCTTTTTTAAATAAATGTCTTGCTAGCTCAGTCGGTAGAGCATCTCACTTTTAATGAGGGGGCCGTTGGTTCGAATCCAACGCAGGACACCATTTTTGGGTTTATGACCCTTTCGTCTAGTGGCTCAGGACTCTACTTTCTCTGTGTAGAAACAGAGGTTCAAATCCTCTAAGGGTCGCCAGATATTTTTTAAATTTTAGGTCGCTTAGCTCAGTTGGTAGAGCGCCACCCTTACAAGGTGGATGTCATAAGTTCGAGTCTTATAGCGACCACCATTTTAGGTGCAGCGGTAGTTCAGTTGGTTAGAATGCCGCCCTGTCACGGCGGAGGTCGCGGGTTCGAGCCCCGTCCGCTGCGCCATCTTTTATTCTTTGACTTTTATTTTACCTAATTACTGAAATTCTTAAAAATAGTGTATTTTATTAAAATTTATGCTTTAAAAATTTATACATAAGACAAATTAAAAAATAAAATCTAAGTTATCACCACTAAATCGCATATATTTAAAAATAAATCTTTTACTAAAATTTCTAAATAATTGATACAAGATAAATCAAAATTAATATTTTTATCTCTAAGTTATCAAAAAATCAATATAATCGTAAAAATTTAATAAGGGAAATTTATGGCATTTGAAAATGTATTAAAAGCGATTGAAGATATAAAAAATGGCAAAATGGTAATTATGGTCGATGACGAGGACCGTGAGAATGAAGGAGACTTGGTCTTTTCAGCGGCAAGCAGCGATATGCAAAAGGTAAATTTTGCAATCACTCATGCAAAAGGTGTACTTTGCCTTGCAATGGATGAAGCAAACGCAAAAAGACTTGATTTGCCGCTAATGGTTTCTAAAAATACATCTAGTCACGAAACCGCATTTACTGTCACAATTGACGCAAAGGAAGCAACGACAGGCGTAAGTGCTTATGAGCGAGATATGACGATTAGACTTGCTGCTAGTATTGATTCAGTGCCTGAAAATTTTGTAAGGCCTGGGCATATATTTCCGCTTATTGCAAAAAAAGGCGGCGTCCTCGTTCGTACAGGTCACACTGAAGGATCAGTTGATCTTTGCAAACTTGCTGGCGTTAGTCCAATGGCAGCGATTTGCGAGATCGTAAAAGAAGATGGCACAATGGCAAGACGTGATTATTTGGAAGAATTCTGTAAAAAATTTGACCTAAATATGATAAGCGTTTCTGAATTAGTAGAATACAGACTTAGTCACGAAAGCTTAATAGAAGTTTCGCCCGCAAAGAGTGTAAAAATCTGTGGTTTTGAAGCAAAAAGATATGACATAAAAGATCACGAAAATAAAAACCACGCTGCCTATATTTTCGGGGAGATAAAAGCGCAAACTAATGTAAAATTTCAAAAAATAAGCAAAGACCATGAGCTTTTAAGCGGAGATAAATTTGATAATTTATTAAAGTCGTTGGATTTTTTAAGTAAAAATGGCGGAGTGTTGCTATTTTTAGACAGCAATAAAAGCGATGCAAGCTCACAAAAAGATTATGGCATTGGGGCACAAATTTTAAAGTATTTTGGTATAAGCGAAATTGAGCTTTTAAGCTCAAATAAAAATAAAGAATTTGTAAGCTTAGCAGGCTTTGGTCTTGATATAAAAGGCTATAAAGAAATTTAAATAGATAGCCTTTTGACGCTTTTTATTTAACGCGGATATTGATCATCCTAATAGCAAAATTCTTCACTTGGAAAAATTTTGCCTTTTACATCATTTGCGTAGGATTGCACACTCTTTCTTACAATATCCGCTCCATCAAGATAGCGTTTTACAAATTTTGGTTTAAAGTCTTCAAAAAACCCAAGCATATCAGACCACACAAGCACTTGCCCATCGACATTTACCCCAGATCCGATACCAATAACTGGTACATGAACTTGCTTTGTTATCTCACTAGCCACGCCACTCATCGTACCCTCAAGCAAGATACCAAATGCTCCAGCTTGCTCAAACGCCAAAGCCTCTTCAATTAGTTTTTTTGCCTCGATCTCACTTCTGCCTTTTATCTTATAGCCACCTTCAAATTTATAAAACTGAGGCTTTAAGCCAATGTGAGCCATAACGTTTATACCCTCTTCACAAAGGCGCTTCACTAAATTTACTTGATGCATGCCAACTTCGAGCTTTACCGCATCGGCATTTGTCTGTTTGAAAAATTTCATCGCATTTTTTATCGCTTGCTTTTCATTTGTGTAGCTGCCAAATGGCATATCAGCCATGATAAAAGTATTTTTAGCTCCGTTACAAACGGCCTTTGTATGATAAAGCATGGTATTCATGTCCGCACCTATCGTGCTTTCTTGCATATTAAAACTCATATTTAAGCTATCGCCAACCAAAATAATATCAGCATAATCATCAAAAAGCTTGGCAAATAACGCATCATAGGCGGTTATCATTACAATAGACTCAATGCCTTTTTTGTTTTTTATATCATTTATGCTTAGTTTTTTCTTCTGAGTTTTTTCATTTTTCATTGCAAGCTCCAAGGATTTTTAGCTAAAAGGCTAACAATTTTATCAAATTTTTGCTACAATTACGCCAATTTCTTAAGGACATAAAAATGGGTATATTAAAAAGGCTTGAAATAGATTACTCTTATGATATAGTTGAAGAATTTTTATCTCACTATGCTTTAATGTGCGATTTACTCGAGCCTTTGATAATAAATTTAGGAAGAGCTGATAAATATAAAGATAGCATCCTAGAGCTTACTAGGATTTTTCATAATATTAAATCAGCAGCAGGATTCATGCATCTTGATCCGATTTTAAAGCTTACAACTTTAGCCGAAGAAATCACACAAGAGGCAAGAAGCCTAAAAGGGCCAGCAAATGATAAATTTATAGATTGGTTGCTACTTATTAGCGATCAGTTTAATAAATATAAAGATGACGTCGAGAACGATTTTGAATATTTTAGCGTTCTTGAGCCAAAAATCATTGATGTGCCTGCAAAACTTAACTAAATAATTCACTAACCATTTTATTTTTTGGGAGCGACTTGGCTTCGACAGGAGCAGAGTGTATACGGTGGCACGTCGCTTTGAGCAAAGCGTAAAAAGCTCAAATTAAATTTAAACGCAAACAACGTTAATTTCGCTCCTGCTTACGCTAAAGCTGCGTAAGTTCAGTTGAGCCTTGCTTAGTCTAATTCTAGCTAGGACAAAAGCAAGTAATTTAGCTAGAGTAGGCTCGCAAAGTGACTGCTTGCTAGCTGAAATTTTAGTCTTAGTCTAAATTTTGGTTTTGGAAAGTGAGCCTTTTTAGATGAAATTTTCACTTTTGCTAAGCGTGTAGAGGCTGTATGCATTTTGTTTTTGGACAGGGGTTCGATCCCCCTCGCTTCCACCATTTTTATCTAAAATACAAATAATTTTTTATTAAATAGATTAAATTAAAAGAGTTCTTCTGACTCAAAATAATTTTGTGAAATATTTCGCTCTTTTTCATTTGTATTTACATGAAGCACATAATAGCCTATCTGTGTGTTGCTAGCGTCTATTAATGGTACCACGCAAAAGTAGTGCGTTTTATAAACGTAAAATTCATATTCTTTAAAATTAATATCACGCAAAAAACCTACTATATTTAAATTTGCACTACTTAAATTTTCGATGTAATAATCATTTAAAATTTAATCACTTGGAATGCTTTTACGTGATGGCATCTTGTCTTTAGCTAAAAGAACAAATAGATCAATTCCTTGCTTTTTAAAATAATTTCCAAGTGAGTCAAAATTTAACAAAACCTCGATGTTGCCAATAATTTTACCATCACGTATTACGTTTGAGACAGCCCTTATATGCGTTCCAGCATACCACGCCTCGATGCCAACCATGGGCTTGTTTTGATGCCTTGACTCTTGCACTAAAAACCTACTACTAGCGATCATATCGCCATATCTGTTTAGATCACAACTCCTTACATAGCTTTTTAGATCTTTATCATAAATGTGAAGCTTAATGTTGTTATACATCGATGCTGCGCCAAGGGTTTTGGTTAAATTTTCGATATTTTTTATACATTCATCGCGACTTTGCCCTAGCAAGCACATTTGTATAGACTCATTTTGAGCAAGCAAGATAGAGATCGCCATTGATGAAAATTTCTCATCATCTATGCTTTTATTAAGCTGTTTTACCTGGTAATCAAAAAAGACTCGCATATTATTTTGCATCTTTTCAGCCATATAAGAGCTATAAAGAAAGTAAAAAAGCCCTCCAAGTACTATAATAAAGATAAAAACGATATAGACATTAAGATATTTTTTATATTTATTCAAAACTAGCCCTTAACTTTTCTTCTAAAAATTTTGCAAATTTATCAAATTCTGGCAACGCAAGCTCGCTTTTTCTTTTTGAATTAGCCCAAACGCTATCTGGGAAAAATGCGTCATCACTAAATCTAGCAATAACATGAATATGCACGTGTGGCACGTAGTTACCAAAACTAGCGATATTTATCTTAGTTGGTTTATAAAACTTAAGCATAGCTTTTTCAGCTACCAGCATAGCTTCAAAAAGTCTAGCCCTACTCTTTTCATCACAATCGCTTAACTCACGAAATGGCTTAACTGTAAAAATTTTTATCCATGGAAGCTCATTTTCTTCACGCTCAACTCTTATAAATTTATCTTCATAAATCATTTTTATTCCTAAATATTTTTATACAAAATTTCTCTCTCTTAAAAGCGTATAAAGCTTAATAGTCGAGATAAAAAATGTTACGATCGCTGGTCCAAGGATCACACCCCAAAAACCAAATGTCGTAATACCTGCAAGCATCGCAAAGAAAATAAGAAGCTCATTTATTTTTGTCGGTATTTTAACTAGCTTTGAGTTTATAAATTTAATAACAAGTGGCTTTAGGAGTGTGTCCGCAGCAAAAGATATCACTACGATCGTGTAAATTGCGATAGTTATCGCTGCTGCTATGTTGCCATTTGCAAACTCATAAATGCTAATAGGTCCCCATGCCAAAATACCGCCAACAACTGGGATTAGTGAAGCAAAGCTAAAAAAGATGCCAGTTAGCACGCCGTCATAGCCGTAAAAGCTTGTGACAATAGCAAATAAAAAGCCTTGTATTATCATATTTGCGATGGTTGAGTAAAAAACTACACTCATCACGTTGCCAACTTCACTTAAAATAGACTCTGTATCATCTTGCTTTAGAGGAAGTGCATATTTTAGATAGCTGATTAGTTCATTGCCGTAAAGATTGCAAAAGAAGAAAAAGACCAAGATAATGATCATATCAACGCCAAATTTAAGGCTTAACTTACCTAGACTTGCAAGATTTGTCGCAAGTTGAGAAAAAAGCATTTTAATATCAAGTCCGCCGATAAATTCTTTTATCTTTGGCTCTAAAAAATTTATCGACTCAGGCATCCTAAAATCATAATTTTTTATAAATTCGATAGTCTTTGTGACATTGTTTATATCAAAGCCAGCCGCGTATTTTGCGATCTCAACTACCGCATAAAGAAGTGGAGCGATAAATAAACAAAGAAGCACAGACGTGGTAAGCGCCGATGAAAGCGTCTTGCGGTTTTTAGTGAGCGATAAAAATGCGATTTGGACATTTGAAACCGCGACAGCAAGCAGTGCTGCGATAAAAATATCAAGCAGATATGGTTTAAAAAGATAGACCACCAAAGCCAAAGCACAAAATACAAAAATTCCAAAAAATAGTCTATTGTTCATCTTGCTCCCTTAAAATGGGGTAATTATAGCAAATTTATCAAAGCTGCTCATTTGCTTCCCAAATTTGCTCAAGCTCTTTGCCATCAAGCTTGCAAAGCTAGCAAGTGTGGCTAGGCCTTTGACATTTCTAGCATGCTACTGACGCTTAGTAAATTTAGATAAATTTATAGTTTTACGCAAAATTTCTAGCTCAAAAGCTCCTACAAATTTAGCCTTTTACGTGCACTGAAAATTTGCCCCGACGATCTCGCATTCATCACAGATTTGAACATATATAGTTCCCTCGCCCTCTACTAGACTTCCAAGAGGAATTCGTGCTAGATATTTCATGCTTTTGCTACATTTTGGACATTTTAAATGCTCAGCATCTTGCTCCCACTGCGGATATCCACCAAGCAAAATTTCGCTATCTATCATATACGAGTAGTGAGCGCAAACCTCGCTGGCTAGCTCGAAATTTTGCCCATCAAGAGTCGTCACAGCATCTCTTAAATAGTCCTCACTCTCGCCCTCGCCCACTATCTCTGTTTGCACGCTATTGCCGTCATTTTGGCAAAAATACTGCACCAAGCCAACGCATGTTGGGCAAAATTTAAGCACAGTGTCATTTTTAAGCTCTAGTCCAAGTCGCTTTAAGCTCTCTTTTTTGATGGTAAATTTCATCATCTCACCGCTACAAAATTTACATTTTTCATCGTTTAGTGCTTTAAATTTAATGCTTGCGTCTACGTTTTGGCTTGGCCCACATGTAAAACACCTACCAAAAACTAGGCTTCTTCTCTTACCACTCTCATCAAAGCTCCAGCCAGCAACCTGAGCGTATGCATCAGTATCGACGTGAAGCTTTGCCTTCCAAGGCTTTGGCGCATTATAGAGCTTAAAAAATAGCTCCCTCACCACCTCATCGCCCTGCCAGGCAAGCGCACAAAGGATGTGATTTATTTTTACCGTGTTTTCAGCGCCATTTAGACTATTTATGAGCTCATCTCTCACGTCAGTTGGGGCGTTTTTATAAATTTCAAATGGGTAGTACTCGCCCTGCTTGGTCACTTCTCTTATTATCTGCTCGTCGCAAATGCCGTGCAGGTAGAAAATATAGACAAGATCGCTATAAATTTCATCATATTTGCCTATCTCGTCTGTGTGAGCTAGGACATTTTTTAGCTTTTGCTTAATCTCAGCCTCGCTTAAACCTTGATAAAACTCCAGCTTCTCTTTTTGCCTGCAATCATAGCAGATCCCATCAAAGTAAATCGTCCTTTGCTTGCACTTAGGACAAAGATGTGGCTCGCCCATTTTTGCTCCAAATTTAAATTTTGCTACTCAAAAAGCCCTTTTTCGATGTCAATCTTGACATTAAAGGTCTCAAAGCACTTCGCACTTGCGATCCTGCCCTTTGCAGTGCGCTCGATAAAGCCATTTGCAAGCAGATATGGCTCGATGACGTCCTCAACCGTGCCCTCGTCCTCGCTAAGTGCCGCTGCGATCGTGCTAAGCCCCATAGGACGGCGCCTTGCTTGCATCAAAATTTCTAAATACCTAATATCCATCTCATCAAATCCAAGCGAATTTACACCAAGTGCATTAAGCCCCTCTTT
This window harbors:
- a CDS encoding single-stranded DNA-binding protein — its product is MFNKVVLVGNLTRDIELRYTTSGSAIGNSGIAVTRKFNTNGEKREETCFIDISFFGKSAEIANQYLSKGSKLLVEGRLKFDQWTDNNGQNRSKHSIVVENMEMLGGNSGANGQNQGGFNQNSSYSQQRNNGSNNSYDNGGYQNSAPQRQQMQPQNKKVQEEYYEEKIPDINIDADNFDGDNEIPF
- the rpsR gene encoding 30S ribosomal protein S18, whose amino-acid sequence is MAEKRKYSRKYCKFTEAKIDFIDYKDTSLLKYCLSERFKIMPRRLTGTSKRHQEMVEKAIKRARHAAIIPYIVDRKDVVSNPFDGL
- a CDS encoding bifunctional 3,4-dihydroxy-2-butanone 4-phosphate synthase/GTP cyclohydrolase II produces the protein MAFENVLKAIEDIKNGKMVIMVDDEDRENEGDLVFSAASSDMQKVNFAITHAKGVLCLAMDEANAKRLDLPLMVSKNTSSHETAFTVTIDAKEATTGVSAYERDMTIRLAASIDSVPENFVRPGHIFPLIAKKGGVLVRTGHTEGSVDLCKLAGVSPMAAICEIVKEDGTMARRDYLEEFCKKFDLNMISVSELVEYRLSHESLIEVSPAKSVKICGFEAKRYDIKDHENKNHAAYIFGEIKAQTNVKFQKISKDHELLSGDKFDNLLKSLDFLSKNGGVLLFLDSNKSDASSQKDYGIGAQILKYFGISEIELLSSNKNKEFVSLAGFGLDIKGYKEI
- the panB gene encoding 3-methyl-2-oxobutanoate hydroxymethyltransferase → MKNEKTQKKKLSINDIKNKKGIESIVMITAYDALFAKLFDDYADIILVGDSLNMSFNMQESTIGADMNTMLYHTKAVCNGAKNTFIMADMPFGSYTNEKQAIKNAMKFFKQTNADAVKLEVGMHQVNLVKRLCEEGINVMAHIGLKPQFYKFEGGYKIKGRSEIEAKKLIEEALAFEQAGAFGILLEGTMSGVASEITKQVHVPVIGIGSGVNVDGQVLVWSDMLGFFEDFKPKFVKRYLDGADIVRKSVQSYANDVKGKIFPSEEFCY
- a CDS encoding histidine phosphotransferase; translation: MGILKRLEIDYSYDIVEEFLSHYALMCDLLEPLIINLGRADKYKDSILELTRIFHNIKSAAGFMHLDPILKLTTLAEEITQEARSLKGPANDKFIDWLLLISDQFNKYKDDVENDFEYFSVLEPKIIDVPAKLN
- a CDS encoding cache domain-containing protein, which translates into the protein MNKYKKYLNVYIVFIFIIVLGGLFYFLYSSYMAEKMQNNMRVFFDYQVKQLNKSIDDEKFSSMAISILLAQNESIQMCLLGQSRDECIKNIENLTKTLGAASMYNNIKLHIYDKDLKSYVRSCDLNRYGDMIASSRFLVQESRHQNKPMVGIEAWYAGTHIRAVSNVIRDGKIIGNIEVLLNFDSLGNYFKKQGIDLFVLLAKDKMPSRKSIPSD
- a CDS encoding HIT family protein, whose translation is MIYEDKFIRVEREENELPWIKIFTVKPFRELSDCDEKSRARLFEAMLVAEKAMLKFYKPTKINIASFGNYVPHVHIHVIARFSDDAFFPDSVWANSKRKSELALPEFDKFAKFLEEKLRASFE
- a CDS encoding AI-2E family transporter — protein: MNNRLFFGIFVFCALALVVYLFKPYLLDIFIAALLAVAVSNVQIAFLSLTKNRKTLSSALTTSVLLCLFIAPLLYAVVEIAKYAAGFDINNVTKTIEFIKNYDFRMPESINFLEPKIKEFIGGLDIKMLFSQLATNLASLGKLSLKFGVDMIIILVFFFFCNLYGNELISYLKYALPLKQDDTESILSEVGNVMSVVFYSTIANMIIQGFLFAIVTSFYGYDGVLTGIFFSFASLIPVVGGILAWGPISIYEFANGNIAAAITIAIYTIVVISFAADTLLKPLVIKFINSKLVKIPTKINELLIFFAMLAGITTFGFWGVILGPAIVTFFISTIKLYTLLRERNFV